The following is a genomic window from bacterium.
CATTTACTCGAGTTTGCGAGTGTGACGGGATATATCACACCCCCACCAATGAAGATTGTCGTAACCCAAACCGATCCTTCGCAAGACATTTTAGTGAATTATCGGATTGGTTATGCGGTTGAATTGCGCATTGATCAAAATGGAAGACCGGTTGGATCCAACTTAATGCGTTGGGTTACCGGAATCCGACATCCCGACATCGGTGGTTTCAAAGTTGATGCCGACAAAGGTCCCAAAATTGTAAATGTTAAGCAATTGAATCATTTTGCTTGGGAATTTGGAATGGCATTTCCCAACCGCAATCCGGTCGGTGGTCAATTTATTCAGATTGAATTTGATTTGCCGCGGCGAGATCCCAACGACCCTCCGATGTTTCTTTGGTTACAGGCGATGCAGAGCAATCGTAACTACCCTCTCACGTTTGTAAACCGCACAGCGGCTGTCATTGAAGTGAACAACCGGGTTATGAAATCGGAGTGGGCGCCGTCACGTACTATCGACACAACCGATCCTGAAGGATGGGAGCGACATGTGGTTGCAGATCGGCTCATCGAAGGCAAAAACACAATTCGCATCTACAGTAGTGATAACAACTTACGATACTTCTATCTATCTGGTGTCCGCATCGGACCACAACCAGATATGCTAAACGAATGAGAATACCGGAAACATCCAAAGCTTCGATGTTACAGTTGCAACCATCGCATGAACAGATGGTTAGAAAAAGTCGCGTCATTTCTCTTGCAGTCTTGCTATCAGCAATCATTCTGTTATTTTCGAGTTGTGCAAAGATAAAATCCCCTCCCGGTGGTCCAACAGATCGGGTAGGTCCTGTACCGGTTGTTACTGTCCCTGAGGATCGCCAACGCAATGTATCACGAGATATCCGCATTGAAGTACTATTCGATTCCCGCTTAAAGACAATTGATCCTACACTGGTATCCATATCCCCCTTTCCAGCGGCGGGGATAAGAGTAGTTGGAAAAAACCGTCGATTGCTTATCGAACCGTTGGAACCCTTACAACCGAATCAAACCTATCGAGTAACGATTTCTCCGAAACTGGCTGACGAACGCAGCAATCCAATGTCAGAACCGTTGGAATTGCTGTTTTCTACCGGAGACTCGTTAGATGATGGAGTGTTGCGAGGAAAAGTATACGATACAACCATGCGCTCTGGAATCTGGATATGGGCGTGGCGAATCGACGGAGAAGCGGGTTCACGCTATCAAAACTCGGAACCACAACCTTGGTGGGACATTCCCGACGTGGTTACTGCAACCGATAGTGTTGGTGGCTTCCGGTTTGCCGGTTTGAAGGATGGCAAATACCGTCTGTTTGCCATTGATGATAAAAATCGTGACCGACGTTATGACCCTTCGATCGATCGGTTGGGAATCACGTTTGAAGATGCCATCGTACCGCGAGATTCCGCCGTTGAGTTTTCGTTTCAGTTAGCCCAGCGTGATACAATACCCCCTACGATATTGAACGCGAGGATGGTCGCGCCACGCATTGCGACAGTTCGGTTTAGCCGCCCGGTTACCGCTCGAATTGGCACACAACCACTCATCCGTGCATCCGACCGAAATTCTTACGTGGGAATCTCCTATCCCGACCCTACTGATTCGACGAAATGGTGGTGTGTGTTTCCTACTGTACCGGAAGTAGATACTTTGCAGCTCTCGTTTGTCAATTTTATCGATTGGCAAGGGGTGAAAATTCCCGATACAACGGTTACTCCTCGCTTTCCGACTCAAACCAAAGGGGTAGACACTTTAGCGCCTACTATCGTTTCTTTAAATCCACCTCCGGGCTGGGTGTTTAAGAAAACAATCTGGAAGGTAAAAACAAATCTTGGCGTAAGAGCAACCGATTTTAGAGAAGCGTTTAGCGCGATTACAATACCCGATTCACAGGTCGTACCTTTGTTTGTACAACCAATCGATCCTTTAACGGCTACGATCCGCATGGAAAATGAGTTATCGGAAAGACGTCAGTTTGAATTGCATTGCAATCCATCCAAGCTTCGTTCGCTTACTGATGTTTCTGGTCGCGATACGATGTTGGTGTACACCTATCGTGTCTATCCCGGGGACACAACCGGGACCGTCGAAACCGAAGTGATAGACCTATGGCCTGGTGCATCGGGCACAGTTGTGTTAGAAGCTGTTTCAAACCGTTTTCCCGGGAGTAGCATCGGCTGGGTTAGCACAAGCTCCCGAGACATCGTCGAATCCGCCACAACCGGCATATTGCAGATACAAAATCTTCCCGGAACGTATCGATTACGCGCTTTTCGCGATATGAACCAAAACGGTGTGCCCGATCCTGGTACTTTGAGGCCGTTCCGGCATGCCGAACCATTGATAATCGCTGATACCGTTAGGGTGCGGAGCCGCTGGACAGTGGAGACCGATCCGATCCGGATTCGGTAATCGTTCTAAGATAGGACGTAACAAAAAGGAATGCTATGACTTATGCAATCATCATGGCAGGTGGCATCGGTTCACGGTTTTGGCCGTTATCTCGCCGCAACCGTCCGAAACAACTACTGAACATTTTTGGTGACCGCTCGTTAATTCAAGAAACAATCGACCGTTTACAACCGCTTATCCCCCCAACTTGTGTCCGGATTGTTACAATCGAGGAGCAAATTCCTGCGCTGCGGAAAGAGCTCCCGATGTTACAAAAGTCGAGTTTCCTCGCCGAACCGCTGGGAAGAAACACTGCACCTTGCATCGGCTTAGCTGCCATTCATCTCGCCCATGTTTCTCCACAGGCGGTACTTGTTGTACTGCCAGCCGACCATAAAATCGCTCGGGAAGACGACTTTCGAGATATTCTGGCTATGGCGATTTCCCGTGCCGAGCGTGGTGAAGAGTTGATAACAATTGGTATTCGACCAACTCGTCCCGAAACCGGCTATGGTTATATTCAGTTCAAAGGGAGTGCCCAATCTCACGGTATTCACAAAGTAAAGACCTTTGCTGAAAAACCAGATCGAAAAATGGCAGAACAATTTCTCCATTCCGGCGATTTTCTTTGGAATGCCGGCATTTTCATCGCTCGTGCAGACACCCTCCTGGAGGAGTTCCAGAAGTATCTTCCGGATTTCCATCACGACTTAATGGAGTACTCGAAATCTATCGGAACCCCTCATGAGATGCGTGCCCGGAAACAGTTGTATAATGCCACGAAATCGATCTCATTTGATTACGGAATAATGGAACATGCCGACAAAGTGCTGGTGATTCCAGCTGATATCGGTTGGTCAGATGTCGGGAACTGGAATGAGGTGAAACGGCAGCTTCCTGTTGACGATAATGGCAATTCGGTCTTTGGTGACGGCATGACAATCGCTTCCAGCAACTCTTTTGTTCATAGCCCGGAACATTTCACGGCAATCGTCGGATTGGAAAATGTCGTCGTGGTCCATACCCCCGATGCGACGTTAGTCTGCCATCTCGACCGAGTGCAGGAAGTGCGGGAAATCGTCGCAGCGCTAGATCGAGAGAAGCGGATAAACCTTCTGTAAGAGATTTGTTTCTACAGATAGACAAGTATTTGCTTTCGTAAACACATTAATAAATTTACTTTAACAAAGTAGGGTGATGTAGCTAACGTGATAAACATGATGTTAATCACTTGCATTTTGCATTTTGTTGTGACAAGTTGTGATGAGTAAATCACGCGAATACGATCGTTTACTCGAATTAGCACGAACCCGGTACCGGCGGGTACAACAGCAGCAAGGTGACTTTCACGGGGGAGTCTGGGTTAGCCCGGATGGTAAGCACTTGCTGATCAATCGCCTGTTGCCGCTTGATGACCGGATAGAGTTACTAAAAAAATTGTTGGAAAGCCCTTCCCCGTCACAAGACCGAACGGAGAACAACCATGAGATTTGAACTTTTACGTCATGTTCCGCTTTTCCGTGGACTGACAATGCAGGATTTGGAACGCATCGCCGAGCTGATGGTTCCGAAAAAATTTAAACGCAACAACCTTATTATCTTTGAAGACGATCTCGGTCAGAACCTATTCATTATCGACAAAGGTCGAGTGAAAGTTAGTGGAATCTCGAATGAAGGCGGCGAAGCGATTTTCGCGATTCTCGGTGAAGGGGATTTCTTCGGCGAACTATCCATTATCGATGGTTTAGCGCGCAGTGCAACAGTCACCTCAATAGAGGATGTCGAGCTGTGGGTATTGAATCGCAATACCTTCCTCGATTTGATCGATAAGTATCCTTCGATGGCAATTGAGTTACTCAAGGAACTTGCCGCACGAATTCGCAAATCCGATGCGCAGATAAAAAGCTTAACGTTGAAGGATGCGCGAGGCAGAGTAGCGAATACGTTAATTCGGATGGCGGAAGATATTGGTTCGATTCGAGATGGTCGGGTCGTAATTCAAAATCTTCCTTTGCAACGCGACGTTGCGAATTTGGCGGGCACCAGCCGCGAAACGATTTCCCGTTTACTCTCCAAGTTTGAAGAAGAAGGATTGATCAGGCGTTCTGGCTCGTCCCTCATCTTCAATGATTTTGAGGAATTCAAGCGCCGTCTTCGATAGTATTCACTGTACGTTGGACATTCTTGTCCAACGGACTGATGAAGCAGTTGTGCAAACACTCTTGTCTGTCGAGGTAGTGACAGGTTTCCAGACCTGTATCTTGGAGGTTGGACACTCCTGTCCGACACAATTACTATTTGAACTTGAGCGTATCTTGCTCGACAATCATAGGGGCGTATCGCGGTACGCCCCTCTCAATAAGTAAACTTCGCGAACTCGCCTGTTCGCATTTAGTAACACGAAAAGAGCTGTGAAAACTGTAGTTGATTTTATCCGGGACAATGACACTCGTTCCTTTGCCCGGCTTCTAACAAAATTAGAGAGCGGTGACGTCGAATTACGTGACCGTGTTAACCGTGAATACACCAGTTTAGGTCGTGCTGACCGAATAGGTATTACGGGTCCGCCTGGCGCTGGCAAATCTTCGCTGGTGACGATGATGGCGAAGCGTTACCGTGAATTGGGGAAAACAGTAGCGATTATTGCAGTCGATCCCTCATCGCCCTTTAGTGGTGGGGCATTGCTTGGTGACCGGATTCGGATGCAGATCTTAGGCGGTGACAGCGGAGTGTTTATCCGCAGTATGGCGTCGCGTGGCGCCAGCGGCGGACTTGCCCGCGGGGTCGATGAAGCAGCGGATTTATTTGATTTAGGTGGTTACGACGTAATTCTGTTAGAGACCGTCGGCGTCGGACAATCGGAGTTAGAAGTTGCCCGCGCTGCTGATACGACACTTGTTGTATTAGTTCCGCAATCCGGCGATTCAATTCAGGGAATGAAAGCCGGCTTGATGGAAATCGCCGACGTTTTCGTAATGAACAAATCCGATAGCGATGGCGCTGATCGTGCGACCCAGCAGCTTAGCAGCGCGATTTCGTTAAAGATGTGGGACGGTTGGACGCCGCCCGTCTTGAACACCATTGCGACGGAAAACAAAGGCATCGTCGAGTTAATTGAAAACATCGACACGCATCATCGTACGTTAGCGGAATCAGGCATGATGAAAACACGGCGGGATCGGCGGTTTGCTCGGCGATTACGCAGTTTGTTGACGGAACGCGTTGAGCGTGAACTATGGGGCGATGGGAGAGAAGCAATGTTGCTCGCCGGGATTGAAACTGGACGAGCGCCGAGTGAATTGGTCGAAGAGTTGTATCGCAGTTTTCGGGGGAGATAACGTGGCGACTTTGGAAAAGAAGGTAACGGAAGCGAATCGCATTAACGGCGGTGAAACGCCGGATGCGAAACCGCAGGGAATGTCGGAATCATATTTTGCCGCGCGCACCCAATGGCAGGCGAGTGCGAAGAAAATGAAGGATCGCGGTGGTTTCTACCGTACGGTTTCCTCGGAACCAATCTCGCTGTTAGGATTACCGGAAACCTATTCGAATCGCAATCTCGA
Proteins encoded in this region:
- a CDS encoding mannose-1-phosphate guanylyltransferase — protein: MTYAIIMAGGIGSRFWPLSRRNRPKQLLNIFGDRSLIQETIDRLQPLIPPTCVRIVTIEEQIPALRKELPMLQKSSFLAEPLGRNTAPCIGLAAIHLAHVSPQAVLVVLPADHKIAREDDFRDILAMAISRAERGEELITIGIRPTRPETGYGYIQFKGSAQSHGIHKVKTFAEKPDRKMAEQFLHSGDFLWNAGIFIARADTLLEEFQKYLPDFHHDLMEYSKSIGTPHEMRARKQLYNATKSISFDYGIMEHADKVLVIPADIGWSDVGNWNEVKRQLPVDDNGNSVFGDGMTIASSNSFVHSPEHFTAIVGLENVVVVHTPDATLVCHLDRVQEVREIVAALDREKRINLL
- a CDS encoding Crp/Fnr family transcriptional regulator gives rise to the protein MRFELLRHVPLFRGLTMQDLERIAELMVPKKFKRNNLIIFEDDLGQNLFIIDKGRVKVSGISNEGGEAIFAILGEGDFFGELSIIDGLARSATVTSIEDVELWVLNRNTFLDLIDKYPSMAIELLKELAARIRKSDAQIKSLTLKDARGRVANTLIRMAEDIGSIRDGRVVIQNLPLQRDVANLAGTSRETISRLLSKFEEEGLIRRSGSSLIFNDFEEFKRRLR
- the meaB gene encoding methylmalonyl Co-A mutase-associated GTPase MeaB, which translates into the protein MKTVVDFIRDNDTRSFARLLTKLESGDVELRDRVNREYTSLGRADRIGITGPPGAGKSSLVTMMAKRYRELGKTVAIIAVDPSSPFSGGALLGDRIRMQILGGDSGVFIRSMASRGASGGLARGVDEAADLFDLGGYDVILLETVGVGQSELEVARAADTTLVVLVPQSGDSIQGMKAGLMEIADVFVMNKSDSDGADRATQQLSSAISLKMWDGWTPPVLNTIATENKGIVELIENIDTHHRTLAESGMMKTRRDRRFARRLRSLLTERVERELWGDGREAMLLAGIETGRAPSELVEELYRSFRGR
- a CDS encoding Ig-like domain-containing protein, with product MLQLQPSHEQMVRKSRVISLAVLLSAIILLFSSCAKIKSPPGGPTDRVGPVPVVTVPEDRQRNVSRDIRIEVLFDSRLKTIDPTLVSISPFPAAGIRVVGKNRRLLIEPLEPLQPNQTYRVTISPKLADERSNPMSEPLELLFSTGDSLDDGVLRGKVYDTTMRSGIWIWAWRIDGEAGSRYQNSEPQPWWDIPDVVTATDSVGGFRFAGLKDGKYRLFAIDDKNRDRRYDPSIDRLGITFEDAIVPRDSAVEFSFQLAQRDTIPPTILNARMVAPRIATVRFSRPVTARIGTQPLIRASDRNSYVGISYPDPTDSTKWWCVFPTVPEVDTLQLSFVNFIDWQGVKIPDTTVTPRFPTQTKGVDTLAPTIVSLNPPPGWVFKKTIWKVKTNLGVRATDFREAFSAITIPDSQVVPLFVQPIDPLTATIRMENELSERRQFELHCNPSKLRSLTDVSGRDTMLVYTYRVYPGDTTGTVETEVIDLWPGASGTVVLEAVSNRFPGSSIGWVSTSSRDIVESATTGILQIQNLPGTYRLRAFRDMNQNGVPDPGTLRPFRHAEPLIIADTVRVRSRWTVETDPIRIR